A section of the Streptomyces xinghaiensis S187 genome encodes:
- a CDS encoding cysteine dioxygenase — protein MNSDVQIAGDPLAVPHLLPPAPAHPATVAEFAGLARAVADDPASWAPLVQYDATSRWYHRLRTGPGYEVWLLSWLPGQGSGAHGHGPSSGVLTVLRGELTERSGSAPRVLGSGAQRVFAPGYVHEVVNDALVPAVSLHVYFPGLTEMPMHDAGTVRAGTRACLGTAVAG, from the coding sequence ATGAACAGCGACGTCCAGATCGCCGGCGACCCGCTCGCCGTCCCCCACCTCCTGCCGCCCGCGCCCGCGCACCCCGCCACGGTCGCCGAGTTCGCCGGACTCGCCCGCGCCGTCGCCGACGACCCCGCCTCGTGGGCGCCGCTCGTCCAGTACGACGCCACGAGCCGCTGGTACCACCGGCTGCGCACCGGCCCCGGATACGAGGTCTGGCTGCTCAGCTGGCTCCCCGGGCAGGGCAGCGGTGCACACGGCCACGGACCCTCCTCGGGTGTGCTGACCGTTCTCCGGGGCGAGTTGACCGAACGCTCGGGCAGTGCGCCGCGCGTGCTCGGGTCCGGGGCGCAGCGTGTCTTCGCCCCCGGGTACGTCCACGAGGTGGTCAACGACGCCCTCGTCCCGGCCGTCAGCCTGCACGTCTACTTCCCGGGACTGACCGAGATGCCGATGCACGACGCCGGCACCGTCCGCGCCGGGACCCGGGCGTGCCTCGGCACGGCGGTGGCCGGCTGA